A single Methanolobus sp. ZRKC5 DNA region contains:
- the ppk1 gene encoding polyphosphate kinase 1, translated as MSKEVDDYINREISWLSFNERVLQEAKDPQVPLLERLKFLGIFSSNLDEFFSVRVGTLQRMIDAGVKSKAVVGVAPKKVMKQVHKTVLTLRDDFDKVFTGLTKELAEHNIFIVDETQLDGSQKAFVKEYFLEKVRPRLIPVILKDIPDFPYLKNQVLYLLIDVQKKWDPQTSKFALIEVPADVLPRYINLPDSGDRKCVIMLDDVIRFGLDDIFSIFDYDSIAAYTIKLTRDAELDIDDDVTKSFFEKVSASLEERKKGQPVRFVYDKDMPYYLLDFTLKRLGIENFENLVPGGKYHNAKDFMSFPKIGSDSFYYEPKHPLPHKYFVSHKSLFSAIKGHDILLHYPYQSFDYFIDLLREAAIDPHVSSIKITLYRVAKNSNVINALINAIKNGKTVTVVIELQARFDEESNIYWTQKLEDAGARIIDGVPGLKVHSKLCHITRNEDDVPVRYSCIGTGNFNESTAKLYCDHMLMTANPDLTFEVEKAFDFFSHNYKVYEYKHLIVAPLQMRKTFKKYIENEVDNARSGKPAYIHAKMNSLVDSEMINKLYDASKAGVRVKLVIRGICSLVPGVKGLSENIEVISIVDRYLEHSRIFIFCNNDDERYFISSADWMVRNLDRRVEVATPIYDRSLQEELKEYMNIQFMDNRKARIINDLQDNKYRTDGEKPCRTQNDIYDFLERQLNNGDV; from the coding sequence ATGTCCAAAGAAGTAGATGATTATATCAACAGGGAAATAAGCTGGCTTTCATTTAATGAAAGAGTCCTTCAGGAAGCAAAAGACCCACAAGTCCCATTACTGGAACGTTTGAAGTTTCTTGGTATTTTTTCTTCGAACCTTGACGAGTTTTTCAGTGTAAGGGTTGGGACTCTGCAGCGCATGATAGATGCGGGGGTGAAGTCCAAAGCTGTGGTTGGAGTTGCACCGAAAAAAGTCATGAAACAGGTACATAAAACGGTACTGACACTGCGCGATGATTTTGATAAAGTGTTCACTGGATTAACAAAGGAATTGGCAGAGCATAACATCTTCATTGTTGATGAAACACAACTCGATGGTAGCCAGAAAGCTTTTGTTAAAGAATACTTCCTGGAAAAAGTAAGGCCACGTCTCATTCCTGTCATACTGAAGGATATCCCCGATTTCCCTTATCTAAAAAATCAGGTTCTTTACCTTTTAATTGATGTCCAGAAAAAATGGGATCCACAAACTTCAAAATTTGCTCTTATCGAGGTTCCTGCTGATGTACTCCCCCGATATATAAATCTTCCAGATTCAGGCGACAGGAAATGTGTCATAATGCTGGATGATGTGATTCGTTTTGGTCTTGATGACATTTTTTCAATTTTTGATTATGATTCAATCGCTGCGTATACGATCAAGCTTACACGGGATGCTGAACTCGACATTGATGATGATGTAACTAAAAGTTTCTTTGAAAAGGTATCCGCGAGTCTTGAGGAAAGAAAAAAAGGCCAGCCCGTTCGTTTTGTTTATGACAAGGACATGCCTTACTACCTGCTTGATTTTACTCTGAAGAGGCTGGGTATCGAAAATTTCGAAAATCTTGTTCCCGGTGGCAAATATCATAATGCAAAGGATTTCATGAGCTTTCCCAAAATTGGTTCGGATTCCTTCTATTATGAGCCAAAACATCCTTTGCCACATAAATACTTCGTAAGTCACAAGAGTCTCTTTAGTGCTATAAAGGGGCATGATATTTTGCTCCATTATCCATATCAATCCTTTGATTATTTCATCGATCTGCTAAGAGAGGCAGCAATTGACCCGCATGTTTCAAGCATAAAGATCACTCTTTACAGGGTTGCCAAAAATTCCAATGTTATCAATGCACTTATTAATGCAATTAAAAACGGCAAAACTGTTACTGTTGTAATTGAGCTTCAGGCAAGGTTTGATGAGGAATCTAATATTTACTGGACCCAGAAACTCGAAGATGCGGGTGCAAGAATAATTGATGGCGTACCTGGTCTGAAAGTACATTCAAAACTTTGCCATATTACCAGGAATGAGGATGATGTTCCTGTTCGTTATTCATGTATCGGCACAGGTAATTTCAATGAATCTACTGCAAAGCTCTACTGTGACCATATGCTTATGACTGCAAATCCTGATCTTACGTTTGAAGTGGAAAAGGCTTTTGATTTCTTCAGTCATAATTATAAAGTATATGAGTACAAACATCTCATTGTTGCTCCCCTTCAAATGCGCAAGACGTTCAAAAAATATATTGAAAATGAAGTAGATAATGCAAGATCAGGGAAGCCTGCGTACATTCATGCTAAGATGAATAGTCTTGTGGATAGCGAGATGATCAATAAATTGTATGATGCCAGCAAGGCCGGGGTCAGGGTAAAACTGGTCATCAGGGGTATATGTTCACTTGTTCCTGGTGTTAAAGGGCTCAGTGAGAATATCGAGGTCATCAGCATCGTTGACAGATACCTTGAACATTCACGTATTTTCATTTTCTGCAACAATGATGATGAAAGATATTTTATTTCATCAGCTGACTGGATGGTAAGAAATCTTGACAGACGTGTGGAAGTTGCAACCCCCATATATGATAGGTCTCTTCAGGAAGAGTTGAAAGAATACATGAACATACAGTTTATGGACAACAGAAAGGCGAGAATAATCAACGACCTTCAGGATAATAAATACAGAACAGATGGGGAAAAACCCTGTCGTACTCAGAACGATATTTATGATTTCCTTGAAAGGCAATTGAACAATGGAGATGTTTGA
- a CDS encoding CHAD domain-containing protein: MSSNMLVKKYSLVASLGFLFGLVFCMTGLLFAMVSRLSRNSSPEVILTVCFLLGAGILFILAGIILAGMRQRFSRSYSFITGILLSVTGLLIFTFSFPESWTYPKVSYVIMFYSVGIFLLLINIFVNYFLQAFTGTETQATVAQKQKPDISNEYSQFNDRSVLATFAGIMVTNITSGSYEPSFLTDTNGRYDHFIVNDKVSEEKQPEPQIMGQTEETMIPEKNTIHNPSINAEMKENVHFEDDSFNEPTAMETTQFPEIVDVLETEDNGLPEDGSDENVEPTFAPVTETRGLSTTVVPVIPFSEFRSLEKTNIKATDTMREAAHKILMFHFGVMIEHERGTKVGKDIEELHDMRVAAMRMRSAVEVLENYLEMKKMFSHYKNVKTTRRVLGSVRDLDVFLEKIEHYLEDKPPESRAEMDPLVDSILIEKAKQRGSMLVYLDDVKYNKFKKNFAAYLLNKKFWKMKSVKKNREPVPGRVMDVLPVLLYTQFAAVRAYEELVSDETMIDPDIEKYHQLRIDVKILRYTLEFFREALGSESRDLIKDLKALQDNLGDMHDTVVALELLGNFEKYGRWGETDKKKVPVSNGLGDYPGVDAYMEYKKQDLQNLMNSFPEVWSRVIDPDFSIRFSQAVAGIYNS, from the coding sequence TTGTCATCGAACATGCTTGTTAAGAAGTACTCCTTAGTTGCATCGCTTGGTTTTTTGTTCGGTCTGGTATTTTGCATGACTGGCCTTCTGTTTGCTATGGTGAGCAGACTTAGTCGTAATTCCAGTCCGGAAGTTATACTGACAGTTTGCTTCCTTCTGGGGGCCGGGATATTGTTCATTCTTGCAGGCATCATTCTTGCGGGCATGCGCCAGCGATTTTCACGAAGTTATTCGTTCATAACAGGTATATTGCTCTCTGTAACCGGACTTCTTATTTTCACATTCTCTTTCCCTGAAAGCTGGACATACCCAAAGGTGTCCTATGTGATAATGTTCTATTCAGTGGGTATTTTTCTGTTACTGATCAATATTTTTGTCAATTACTTCCTGCAGGCCTTTACAGGCACAGAAACGCAAGCAACAGTGGCACAGAAACAAAAGCCTGATATCAGTAATGAATATAGTCAATTTAATGATCGTTCCGTACTTGCAACCTTTGCGGGTATTATGGTGACTAATATAACATCAGGTTCCTATGAGCCTTCCTTCCTTACTGATACCAATGGAAGATATGACCATTTTATTGTAAACGATAAAGTTTCTGAAGAAAAACAGCCAGAGCCACAAATAATGGGACAAACTGAGGAAACTATGATCCCTGAGAAAAACACAATTCATAATCCTTCAATTAATGCAGAGATGAAAGAAAATGTTCATTTTGAAGATGATAGTTTCAATGAACCAACAGCTATGGAAACGACACAATTTCCCGAAATAGTTGATGTTTTGGAAACAGAGGACAATGGACTGCCTGAAGATGGTTCAGATGAAAATGTTGAGCCGACTTTTGCGCCTGTAACGGAAACCAGGGGATTATCAACTACAGTCGTTCCTGTTATTCCGTTCTCTGAATTCCGTTCTCTGGAAAAGACCAATATCAAGGCAACTGATACGATGCGTGAAGCAGCGCACAAGATACTCATGTTCCACTTCGGAGTAATGATAGAGCATGAGAGGGGTACCAAAGTTGGAAAAGACATCGAAGAACTGCACGACATGCGGGTTGCTGCAATGCGTATGCGTTCTGCAGTTGAGGTCCTTGAGAACTACCTTGAAATGAAAAAGATGTTCTCTCATTATAAGAACGTCAAAACTACAAGAAGAGTACTTGGTTCTGTACGTGATCTGGATGTTTTCCTTGAGAAGATCGAACATTATCTTGAGGATAAGCCACCTGAAAGCAGAGCAGAAATGGACCCACTTGTAGATTCCATTCTGATCGAAAAGGCAAAACAGCGTGGTAGCATGCTTGTATATCTGGATGATGTCAAATACAACAAGTTCAAGAAGAACTTTGCTGCTTATCTGCTGAATAAAAAGTTCTGGAAAATGAAGTCTGTAAAGAAGAATAGAGAACCTGTTCCAGGCAGGGTCATGGATGTGTTACCTGTTCTCTTGTACACACAGTTTGCGGCTGTAAGGGCATATGAAGAGCTTGTTTCTGATGAAACAATGATCGATCCGGATATTGAAAAATATCATCAGCTCAGAATTGATGTGAAAATACTACGCTACACTCTTGAGTTCTTCAGGGAAGCACTTGGTTCTGAATCCAGGGACCTGATAAAGGATTTGAAGGCACTTCAGGATAATCTGGGGGATATGCATGACACAGTGGTTGCACTAGAACTTCTTGGGAACTTTGAGAAATATGGTAGGTGGGGTGAAACGGATAAAAAGAAGGTGCCTGTTTCAAACGGACTTGGGGATTATCCGGGTGTTGATGCTTATATGGAATACAAGAAACAGGACCTTCAGAACCTGATGAATTCCTTCCCGGAAGTTTGGTCCAGGGTCATTGATCCTGATTTCAGTATAAGGTTCTCGCAGGCAGTAGCAGGTATCTATAATTCCTGA
- a CDS encoding 4Fe-4S binding protein translates to MPLVNKKKCTACKKCVKKCPVDAIKMVKGKAIIIDEKCINCGKCIKICPVKAILKDREIVKFKIQSKLKAVNSSLSGYKSKKAKKRLIKSQMRQLKMQQKVLQETMKGLKRIKL, encoded by the coding sequence ATGCCATTGGTCAATAAAAAGAAATGTACAGCATGCAAAAAGTGCGTTAAGAAATGTCCGGTGGATGCAATTAAAATGGTAAAAGGGAAAGCCATTATTATAGACGAAAAATGCATCAACTGTGGAAAATGCATAAAGATCTGCCCTGTAAAAGCAATTCTTAAGGACAGGGAAATAGTGAAATTTAAGATTCAATCAAAATTAAAAGCAGTAAATAGTTCTCTTTCCGGATATAAGAGTAAAAAGGCAAAGAAGCGCCTTATTAAAAGTCAAATGCGACAACTGAAAATGCAGCAGAAGGTCCTTCAGGAAACGATGAAAGGATTGAAACGCATAAAGTTATAA
- a CDS encoding MgtC/SapB family protein has translation MLSLMIGILIGLEREHWRADKKIFAGVRTFAITCITGTLATFLASYIGIWILVVTTLLAAFSSASLIYMINVLKGKSGLTTAIALFCTYLLGIIVAQGLYLIAIVTALILTFLLIEKKPLHSFAEHLSEGDINSALKFLAVAFVLYPIVPEEPIYGIIRLKQSILIVVLVSFISFVSYLSLKKMGPQGGIPYSGLFGGFINSEATIAALSGLSRKRPILKDSIHIGAMLSVVSMIISNTIIALIADPSAKTASMMAPPFIVMGIIAMVFVILKWKKTLNIEESIEIGSPFALGPAFKFGAVFTILLIIANFANEYAGAGGAYATALGGIVSSSAVTASVAALAFTGNLSVQTAAETAILAGLVSTLSKPLYIKISGSPELFRTALLSFIAIVIAGSVTLIIWSFYMRAYLS, from the coding sequence ATACTTTCATTGATGATAGGGATACTTATAGGCCTTGAAAGAGAACACTGGCGTGCGGACAAAAAGATATTTGCAGGTGTAAGGACCTTTGCAATAACCTGTATAACAGGCACTCTTGCCACTTTCCTCGCTTCATACATTGGTATCTGGATACTTGTTGTAACAACCCTGCTTGCTGCCTTTTCTTCAGCATCCCTCATATATATGATCAACGTACTAAAAGGGAAATCAGGTCTCACAACTGCAATTGCACTCTTCTGTACATACCTTTTAGGAATAATCGTCGCCCAGGGACTATATCTGATAGCAATAGTTACGGCTCTGATACTGACTTTCCTGTTGATAGAGAAAAAACCCCTGCACTCATTTGCAGAACATCTCTCAGAAGGTGACATTAATAGTGCACTAAAATTCCTTGCAGTCGCCTTCGTCCTTTATCCTATCGTTCCGGAAGAACCTATCTATGGGATCATAAGGCTAAAGCAATCCATACTCATCGTTGTGCTTGTATCGTTCATCAGTTTTGTAAGCTACCTGTCCCTGAAGAAGATGGGACCACAAGGAGGTATTCCTTATTCCGGCCTGTTTGGAGGATTCATAAACAGTGAGGCTACAATAGCCGCACTGTCAGGACTATCCAGAAAAAGACCAATACTTAAGGATTCTATCCACATTGGTGCGATGCTCTCTGTTGTTTCAATGATCATAAGCAACACAATAATAGCATTGATAGCGGATCCAAGTGCAAAGACCGCATCAATGATGGCACCACCTTTCATAGTAATGGGAATCATTGCCATGGTTTTTGTAATACTGAAATGGAAGAAGACATTGAACATTGAAGAAAGTATTGAGATCGGATCACCTTTTGCCCTTGGTCCGGCATTCAAATTCGGTGCGGTTTTCACAATACTTCTCATAATTGCAAACTTTGCAAATGAGTATGCAGGAGCAGGAGGAGCTTATGCAACAGCACTTGGTGGAATTGTCAGCAGTTCTGCTGTGACAGCTTCAGTTGCAGCATTGGCATTCACAGGAAACCTGTCGGTCCAGACTGCCGCTGAGACCGCAATACTCGCAGGGCTTGTCAGCACTCTCAGCAAACCACTTTACATAAAGATCAGCGGTTCACCGGAGTTATTCAGGACAGCACTGTTGTCATTCATCGCAATTGTAATTGCGGGGTCAGTTACACTTATAATATGGAGCTTTTACATGAGAGCATATCTGAGTTGA
- the pap gene encoding polyphosphate:AMP phosphotransferase: protein MLENVDLSKSISKEEYDNVIENLKIRIGELQRKAWKMDIPIIIVFEGWHASGMTDIINKFLLTLNPMGFNLYTTGKPCYQEEQKPLLWRFWTKIPKKGSIAIFDRSWYRRITVEHSSKGKANDKMSKCLEGSNYFERQLTDEGYLLIKFFLHISKEEQGKRYREMKKQGIPMFIVEEEEEEQEYLNDYDKHLPLIESILERTDRTSAPWTIVESEDKNFATIKILAKVIESIENKIQNNENEIKISQNHHNENCIIPNIDSSILEKTDLDKSLTYKEYKKEKKICQKKITQLQYELFKHRIPLICVFEGWDASGKGGGIRRLAQKLNPRLYQVIPVGVPSQTEISHHYLWRFYNEIPEAGHIAIYDRSWYGRVLVERVENLCGNQEWKRAYREINEFEETLANYGTIIIKFWAHIDKEEQLKRFKQRENTSHKQWKITPDDWRNREKWNLYRDAADEMLQKTSTSWAPWTIVESNDKYYSRIKIFHTVIDRIEEELKQRGIQ from the coding sequence ATGCTTGAAAATGTAGACCTCTCAAAAAGTATCAGCAAAGAAGAATACGATAATGTAATTGAAAATTTGAAGATACGAATTGGGGAACTGCAGAGAAAAGCATGGAAAATGGATATACCTATCATTATAGTTTTTGAGGGATGGCATGCATCCGGCATGACCGATATAATAAACAAGTTCCTTTTAACCCTCAATCCAATGGGATTTAATCTTTACACAACCGGAAAACCCTGTTATCAGGAAGAACAAAAACCTCTTTTGTGGCGATTCTGGACAAAGATACCCAAAAAAGGCAGCATTGCTATTTTTGACAGGAGCTGGTATCGCAGGATAACCGTCGAGCACAGCAGCAAAGGTAAAGCAAATGATAAAATGTCTAAATGTCTTGAAGGATCGAACTATTTTGAAAGACAGTTGACAGATGAGGGATATCTGCTCATCAAATTCTTCCTGCACATAAGTAAAGAAGAACAGGGAAAAAGATATCGTGAGATGAAAAAACAGGGTATACCAATGTTCATCGTTGAAGAAGAAGAAGAAGAACAGGAATACCTGAATGATTATGACAAACACCTGCCTCTGATAGAAAGCATTCTGGAAAGAACAGACCGGACTTCTGCACCATGGACCATTGTAGAATCAGAAGACAAGAACTTTGCAACCATTAAAATACTTGCAAAGGTAATCGAATCTATTGAAAATAAGATACAAAACAACGAAAATGAGATAAAGATAAGTCAAAATCACCATAATGAAAATTGTATCATTCCCAACATAGATTCATCAATACTTGAAAAGACCGATCTGGACAAAAGTCTCACTTATAAAGAATATAAAAAAGAGAAAAAAATATGCCAGAAAAAGATAACGCAACTCCAGTATGAACTTTTTAAGCACCGTATACCCTTAATATGTGTATTTGAGGGATGGGATGCGTCAGGAAAAGGAGGAGGTATAAGGCGGCTTGCCCAGAAATTAAATCCCAGACTTTATCAGGTAATTCCTGTTGGCGTTCCCTCACAAACGGAGATTTCACACCACTATCTTTGGAGATTCTATAACGAAATACCTGAAGCAGGTCATATAGCCATATATGACAGAAGCTGGTACGGAAGAGTACTTGTTGAAAGAGTTGAAAACCTCTGCGGTAACCAGGAATGGAAACGTGCTTACAGGGAGATTAATGAATTTGAGGAAACGCTTGCCAATTATGGCACTATCATCATCAAATTCTGGGCCCATATTGATAAGGAAGAACAACTTAAAAGGTTCAAGCAAAGGGAAAATACCTCCCATAAACAGTGGAAAATAACTCCTGACGACTGGCGTAACCGTGAAAAGTGGAACCTCTACAGGGATGCTGCGGATGAAATGCTACAGAAAACAAGCACATCCTGGGCACCGTGGACAATTGTGGAATCAAACGACAAGTATTACTCAAGGATTAAGATATTCCATACTGTTATTGACCGCATAGAAGAGGAGTTAAAACAGAGAGGAATTCAATAG
- a CDS encoding DUF4256 domain-containing protein, protein MNSSLNELFFYIPMNIMTMHNLKKELSTEQHAELLRALKTRFEKNMNRHKGLQWAKVQAKLEANTEKLWSLNEMERTGGEPDVVGHDKKTGEYIFYDCSAESPKGRRNVCYDREALESRKEHKPENNAIDMAAAMGIELLTMEQYQKLQKIGNFDTKTSSWVKTPSDIRKLGGALFADRRYDNVFMYHNSAPSYYGVRGFRGSLRV, encoded by the coding sequence TTGAATTCCTCTCTGAATGAACTATTTTTCTATATTCCTATGAATATTATGACTATGCACAATCTCAAAAAAGAGTTGTCAACAGAACAACACGCAGAACTACTCAGAGCGCTGAAAACCCGTTTTGAGAAGAACATGAACCGCCATAAAGGTCTTCAGTGGGCTAAAGTACAAGCAAAGCTGGAAGCTAATACTGAAAAACTGTGGTCACTCAATGAAATGGAAAGAACCGGCGGTGAACCGGATGTTGTTGGTCATGATAAAAAGACGGGTGAATATATTTTTTATGATTGTTCAGCGGAAAGCCCAAAAGGCCGCAGAAATGTTTGTTACGATCGTGAAGCGCTGGAGTCAAGGAAAGAACATAAACCAGAAAATAACGCTATCGATATGGCAGCTGCCATGGGCATTGAACTTTTAACGATGGAACAATATCAGAAGTTGCAGAAAATTGGAAATTTCGATACGAAGACGTCGAGTTGGGTGAAAACACCTTCTGATATTAGAAAACTCGGCGGCGCCCTCTTTGCTGATCGACGCTACGACAATGTGTTCATGTATCACAACAGTGCGCCCTCTTACTATGGTGTTAGGGGGTTCCGTGGCTCGCTAAGGGTCTAA
- a CDS encoding CYTH domain-containing protein: MEIEAKFLVSERDVFDKLMSIRSIAGFSVSDPVPKEFRDTYLDTLDMAIYASGFSFRCREKKDKVVYTLKSLKSASSLIHIREETEFTLSKKLPVKEWDECALKNRILNIIGSGALFPLFTVEHKRTDFQAYDKERHILELSFDDVIVACDENRNSYLELEVELVGDGNEAELHQVASFFRDDVGLLVGTSSKFDNGFALFMENIRNDAQIIDYGIIPKDKQIVYSPLRDMFEEYNIEQDHARKVAENSLKLFDALKPIHNLNDNLRQTLRFAALVHDIGVMTDMKTHHKVGRDILLTSCPEELPYPLCLFLPWTTFLHKKKIDKNKLLKLSAKKKFSRLTAEMQDDILKMAAILRIADALDLSRMNSMITGVDLQKEDIIIKVQGSGAELDVDRADTKADMWRLLFERDIYFREDY, from the coding sequence ATGGAAATTGAAGCGAAGTTCCTTGTTTCAGAGCGTGATGTCTTTGATAAACTCATGAGTATAAGATCAATAGCTGGGTTTAGTGTTTCAGATCCTGTGCCTAAAGAATTCAGGGATACTTATCTTGATACTCTGGACATGGCAATATATGCTTCAGGTTTCTCATTCAGGTGCAGAGAAAAAAAAGACAAGGTAGTCTATACTCTCAAATCGCTGAAAAGTGCCAGTTCTCTTATTCATATCAGGGAAGAAACAGAATTCACTCTTTCAAAGAAACTTCCTGTTAAAGAGTGGGATGAATGTGCCCTTAAAAACCGGATATTGAATATAATAGGTTCAGGTGCTCTATTTCCATTATTTACTGTGGAACACAAAAGGACGGACTTTCAGGCCTACGACAAAGAAAGACACATTTTGGAATTGAGTTTTGATGATGTAATTGTCGCTTGCGATGAAAATAGAAATAGCTATCTTGAGCTTGAGGTCGAGCTCGTGGGTGATGGGAATGAAGCTGAACTTCATCAGGTAGCTTCGTTCTTCAGGGATGATGTGGGTCTGCTTGTTGGAACTAGTTCCAAATTTGACAATGGTTTTGCACTGTTCATGGAAAATATTCGAAATGATGCTCAAATAATAGATTATGGGATCATTCCCAAAGACAAGCAAATAGTGTATTCTCCTCTCAGGGATATGTTCGAGGAATACAATATTGAACAGGACCATGCTCGAAAGGTTGCAGAAAATTCCCTGAAACTGTTTGATGCTCTCAAACCAATTCACAATCTGAATGATAATCTGCGCCAAACATTAAGGTTTGCAGCTCTTGTACATGACATAGGTGTCATGACCGATATGAAAACCCATCACAAAGTAGGAAGGGACATCCTTCTCACTTCCTGTCCGGAGGAACTTCCATATCCTCTTTGCCTGTTCCTGCCATGGACAACGTTCCTTCACAAGAAAAAAATAGACAAAAACAAGCTGCTGAAATTGTCTGCTAAAAAGAAGTTTTCCCGATTAACTGCTGAGATGCAGGACGATATTCTTAAAATGGCAGCTATCCTGAGGATTGCAGATGCTCTGGATCTTAGCAGAATGAATAGTATGATAACTGGTGTTGATCTTCAAAAAGAAGACATAATAATTAAGGTGCAGGGTTCAGGAGCCGAATTGGATGTAGACAGAGCAGATACAAAAGCAGATATGTGGCGTTTGCTATTTGAAAGAGATATTTATTTCAGGGAAGACTATTGA
- a CDS encoding GNAT family N-acetyltransferase, whose product MDIFTMPHELSFDLLLPMKGSDYRWLNIDLNDQRVGKARSRVDDDVLTIYSIIIFPEFEGNNYGSKTIEMFKEHFNTIIADRVRPKAVGFWEKMGFSRTGEGSYIFHKNDPVL is encoded by the coding sequence ATGGATATCTTTACCATGCCACATGAGCTATCATTTGATCTTCTCCTGCCGATGAAAGGTTCTGATTACAGATGGCTGAATATCGATCTTAATGACCAAAGGGTTGGAAAGGCCCGGAGCAGAGTAGATGATGATGTTTTGACCATTTATTCTATAATTATTTTTCCAGAATTCGAAGGAAATAACTATGGCAGTAAAACGATAGAAATGTTCAAAGAACACTTCAATACTATCATTGCGGACAGAGTAAGACCAAAAGCTGTCGGCTTCTGGGAAAAGATGGGTTTTTCACGCACTGGTGAAGGGTCTTATATATTCCATAAAAATGACCCTGTTCTTTAA
- a CDS encoding CheR family methyltransferase translates to MSVWQKERIIIAFTYFFRDMQTLEMIRDYVIPELRSRHYIHIWDAGCAMGPEPYSLAITLRENMGMTFRNVKIHATDIDNSNLFGDIIKKGIYPREMVQRIPEPILNKYFSPTDEPGNFQISKEIRKCVEFTKNDLLDLKPVRTGFNLILCKNVLLHFKDEKKIEVLRMFYDSLDGGYFATEQTQKVPPQMQKFFEPVVANAQLYRKVG, encoded by the coding sequence ATGTCTGTGTGGCAAAAGGAGAGGATAATTATAGCTTTCACTTATTTTTTCAGGGATATGCAAACACTGGAAATGATCAGGGACTATGTAATTCCTGAACTTCGAAGCAGACACTATATTCACATATGGGATGCTGGTTGTGCTATGGGTCCTGAACCTTACTCACTGGCAATTACATTGAGAGAGAATATGGGTATGACCTTCCGGAATGTCAAGATACATGCAACTGATATAGATAATAGTAACCTGTTTGGGGACATAATCAAAAAAGGCATATATCCCCGGGAAATGGTTCAGAGGATACCAGAGCCTATATTGAACAAATATTTCTCACCGACAGATGAGCCTGGCAACTTCCAGATTTCCAAAGAAATAAGGAAATGCGTCGAGTTCACAAAAAATGATCTTTTGGATCTGAAACCTGTCAGGACAGGTTTTAACCTCATTCTCTGCAAGAATGTCCTTTTGCATTTTAAGGACGAAAAAAAGATAGAAGTCCTCAGGATGTTCTATGATTCTTTGGATGGGGGTTATTTTGCAACTGAACAAACTCAGAAAGTTCCTCCACAAATGCAGAAATTCTTTGAGCCGGTTGTTGCAAACGCACAGCTATATCGAAAAGTTGGTTGA
- a CDS encoding chemotaxis protein CheW: MADDLISGTGSTDELLQMVVFQLGGEEFGVEIMKVQEIIRMPEITQIPQSPEYVEGVINLRGKIIVVINLDKRFNLSSKDVDEHSRIIVVEIGDNVVGMIVDSVNEVLRINASSIDPAPELVTSSVSKQYITGVGKLDDRLLILLDLAKVLNKKEVENIASLA, translated from the coding sequence ATGGCAGATGATTTAATATCTGGAACAGGTTCCACCGATGAACTGTTACAAATGGTAGTTTTCCAGCTAGGTGGTGAGGAATTTGGAGTCGAGATCATGAAGGTCCAGGAAATTATAAGGATGCCTGAGATCACACAGATACCACAATCTCCAGAATATGTAGAGGGTGTTATCAATCTTCGTGGCAAGATCATTGTGGTTATAAATCTTGATAAGCGCTTCAATCTTAGTTCCAAGGATGTAGATGAGCATTCACGTATAATTGTCGTTGAGATCGGTGACAATGTCGTGGGTATGATAGTTGATTCTGTGAATGAAGTATTGAGGATAAATGCTTCAAGCATCGACCCCGCTCCTGAACTTGTCACGTCGAGTGTAAGCAAGCAATATATCACGGGCGTAGGTAAATTGGATGATCGCCTTCTGATACTTCTTGACCTTGCTAAGGTATTGAACAAAAAAGAAGTTGAAAATATCGCAAGTCTTGCCTGA